GAACGAGACACCTCAATAACGTACGTGGCAGCCGCAGGAAGAAGCATTTCAAtagcggacgccaggtgtcgcGCTGCATAGAGCCTGGAGTGCCGAGCGCTGTGCAGTCTGCGTGTCACTCGGAGAGCGCGACAGTTCACTAAcgaacgccaggtgtcacgACGAGAGGAGTCTGGAAAGCGTTAGTGGAATGCACGTGGCTGACGAGGAGTGGACGTTCGTTCGACGCTGGAAACAAAACATGCGTTCTCAGAAAaactctcctctctctctctacacGCACACTCCTCTCAGAATTCTGGAGAATTcttttctctcctccttctctctacgatttccccaccttctctctaagatcacCACCGTTTCATCTCCTCTGATCACGATTCCGATACCATAGAAGGACTCCTGGTGACAAGGGCTTCAAgaagaaccgttcggtttgtgaagctggACTGGTAAGTTCTCCCCTTTGCCCTCTGTCGTTCGTTTTCCAAAGCATGCAACTCAGTTCTGAGTTCGTGCGTTGATTCAATTCTTCAAAATTAGTAGATCTGATAGTGTCGGGTATCACCTTGTGTAGTTTGGTTTAACAAGCGAAGGAACTGTGGTAGGGAGGTTGTGTTTCTGCATTGAGAACGTCCGGTCACAtttttagaggtaagggaagcttattaatttaattgataccTGTATATTGTATGCAAGCATGAAATGAACTGAATGTTTAAGATGTATGCTGTTTGAGTATGcatgaacgatcgctgttacaCTGAATGAATAGAGTATATGCGgattgaaatgtatgtttattatTGATTCGTATGAATATGAGATGAGTTATTATTTGGAAGTATGAATGATTACTGTGAATcatataaagtttgtaaattgatatgaagttgtaaagtatgaacTGAAATGTTGAAACTTGATAATTTAAATAGACGAAAATCTGAAATATGAAATCCttactatgataaaatacgttcgtcatcgtacggtcttataccgttcggtttttggtaaattacttaaaaaggaattctttcatttggaaagaattctgatTGAGAACGAACGTCCTGTGAAatgctatgtttgagcgttcggctcaacCTAGTCTTACCGTATcccttaaattaaataataaaatatttcacacttctgttttaaaattagtaacgctcggtcttataccaagcgttcgtcgtGAGAGCGCTCGGTCTGATACTGAGCGTTCATCACTAGtattcggtcttataccaagcacTCGTCATAAGCAGCGCTTAGTCTTAtactaagcgttcgtcctaattaaTTATCAGTCTTatatttagcgttcgtcctaagtagtATTCGGTCTattaccgaacgctcgttcttatCTTTGATTTCCAAACGtgcgtaaatagcgttcgtccaaatacttagtaaatgtatattatcgcgttcggtcattgactgacagtcGATTCCTTTGAACGAAAGGTTCTTAGTGTAGTTAATTACTCGTTTTGTTGTATCTTCATCCAAATTGGATTCGGCCTAACATCTTGGTACTTAAAATATTCTGAATATTGATTGTATCActctagagtcagttcattcaactgatttgAGTAGCAATGACTTTCGTCAAATAATCATGTGTCGATTCATTCTGATTGGCAACGAGTCCTTCTAAGTCTCGCtttttaacgttcgtcctcgtccttcatagggttgaacgttcgttattttgggTATTTGAAACGAAGgatgaaaatgataataaagtatgaaattttaaaaggtGAACACTATATGGAACGATTATACGATATTGGATTTttgacgagcgttccagggaggaacgactcatatatgttgaatgtggaatttggtaaagtatgattgtgggcatgctaatgctggcttggtccatcctgatattccatgatactcatcttcacgtagaggagagtagttcatgtgtgggaatggcaggaggtccttagtccataagttaacatgggcaacgtaagaacggactaacctcgagtggcagctgttgagtgtatcccagttactacaccactcgggtgcaaggacgcctgtagctacacagattcatacagtccggacggtctgtctagtatatatatatatatagttctaTGTTGTTATATGTTAAGTTACATGtgtgtgaattgaaatgttaaatgtatatgttgatgtatgaattaaattatataagcttaccctttcgttttccttgtgttgtctattgtctatgtacgttcgtcctgtcttgcaatgatcatccgtgtggatgtgagcagaagtcGAGGCCGCCTTGGAGGACGTGATTGAAGAAGAAAGCTTAGTTGAAGTGGAAGTTACAGCAGAGCCGTAGAACATCCGTTCTTATTATTAGGAATTTTAGATGTTAGTTTTAAATTCTGACGTTCggttattaattttgtaaaaccgttcgtcccaGCTTCTATTATTCTGATCTTACTGTATTGAATTCTATAGCTAAAGCGTTTTGGCTTTTGAACTTTAATCTTAGTGTAAAGACTGCATTGATTACTGTTAAATGTagttaattctaatttatggtgattactgtattttgggatgttacaattactaacaaatttattataaaaacaaatctaaaaataaatttaacagtaatatatattttatttattaatatttgctcaataaaatttatcgataattaagatttttaaatcatcaatcaaatttATTAGTAATGTAAAATGCTTATTACTAAAAATGATGTTAGTATTTTcagttataaatatttaatcattaattatttttattttattatttttttcatattttttgttaattaattaattaattcatttaaattttatttgtaaaagtaattttaattataggaaaatatttacatttttttttcttttatacttgatcattaattattgatattttattactttttaaatttttatgttaattaattaattaatttaaatttattgatacaACTAATTTTAGTTGTAAGGAAACATTtatcccatttttttttcttttatagtataagatttttcttcaaaattaattattcatgttttttactcttttaatattttggttaattaattaattaattaattaatttaaagtttattgataaaattaattttatttgaattgaaatatttatcccattttttttcctcttatagtataacatttttttccatcattaatcattaatattttattactcttttaatttttaagctaattaataaatgaattcatttcaattttattgttaaaaataattttaactataagGAAACATTTATccaaaatttcttttcttttatagtataagatttttttcacaattatttatgaatatttttttactcttttaagttttgggttaattaattaattaattcatttaaattttatcgataaaagttaattttaaatataggaAAACATTTTATTCCAAAgtatttttatagtataatatcAGATATAAGGTATTAAATACCGATAACAATTATTGTAGATAATTTGACAGTCACTATATAAGAAGCAGCAAGAATTACAGATCCATTTGAAGCGGTTGTTTGATTATTCACTAATGTTATACATGTACATGATGACAACGCCTCTACGTTATTCATCTTTTTTCATTGTCTTCCTATTTCTTCAAAACATTTCTTTCTCAAAAGCCCTTAAAAGCAGTTTCAGTGTGGAGATGATACACCGTGATTCACCAAAATCACCATTTTATCGTTCCTCGGAAACCCATTTCCAACGAGTTGAAAATGCCATTCTTCGTTCCATCCATCGTGCTAATTACTTCAACCTAGACTCAAACGATGTTGAGGGCACTGTAACACCAGTTTCAGGAGAATTCCTGCTGAACTATTCAGTTGGAACTCCACCCGTCCAAATCCTTGGTGTAGTTGATACTGGTTCCAGGTCTATTTGGATGCAATGTCAACCTTGTAAAAACTGTTACAAAGAAGACAGACCCATATTTGATCCTTCAACTTCAAAGACATACAGTAATATCCCTTGTGTTGCTGCTGCATGTCTGAGCGCGACAAGTACTTTTTGCAATTTTAACAATGGAAAGCACTGTGCATATAAAGTGTCATATGGTGATGGATCAACCTCAGAAGGAGATTTCAGTTTGGACACCATTACTCTAACTTCCAGTCTTAAAAATGTTCCTGTAGCATTGCCGCAAACTGTGATTGGATGTGGACACAACAACGTTGGAACCTTTGGTGGGCAAGGCTCTGGCGTAGTTGGCCTTGGAAACGGACCTTTCTCACTTCTAGGTCAGTTAAAACCTAGAACAGGTGGAATGTTTTCCTATTGTTTGACGCCAATGTTTGAAGGAAATGCAAAACCTAGCTATCTCCATTTTGGAGATCGTAATGAGGTTATTGAAGGTACCGTTTCAACTCCTTTAGTCATAAACATAGCACGGCCAGCCAAGTACTACGTGGTGATGGAAGCAATCAGTGTGGGAAGCAAGAGAATAGAGTTTCCCAGAAATGGTGTAGATGGAAACATCTTTATTGACTCGGGGACGACACTCACTTATTTGCCAGATGAGGTTTACTCAGGTTTGGAAGGAGAAATggtaaatttagttaaattacCTCGTACTGATAGTCCGGTAAAACAATTGAAGTTGTGCTTCGATATTACACCTGATGAAGATTATCATATACCAACCGTGTTTGCACATTTTAAAGGTGGTGGAACTGTGAAATTGTATTCTGTAAACACCTTTATCAAGGTTAGGAAAACTACCATATGTTTGGCTTTCCGTTCAGGTTCTAAAGCCATTTTTGGGAATTTGGCACAGCAGGACATCTTGGTTGGCTATGACACACTACACAACACAATGACATTTCTCAACACAGATTGTACCTCCGAGGTCTAGAAAATTCAATGAAAGCACAGTATAAACTAGAATATGACTTCCACTATTGTTTGCTAGTTGAAagaatgttttatattattttcaaaaaacgCAAGGATGAAATCTGGTGATTGAAAACATGTTTtacattattttcaaaagaggcaaggatgaaataaatatatatttagtcaaatcagtttttttaaatagtttgaagataaaaaatatactaagtactttatttctaattatatcTATTAATTTATCTCTACTTAAAgactaatattatttatttctttatttataattaattatataatttaatttatctctaattgcatattatttttttatttgtttataattatgtcatttaatttatttttaactacgTATTAGTCATgtttactaatttataattatgtcaTGTAATCCACATTAGTCTTCTCAATTCATTTagaatttcatttaatttatatttaattaaaagaatccTCTTAACATGAAATAAGGTAGATAATAAGAAGTTGAATGTAGTGAGATTATAGTTATAAATCGAACCCTAGACGtgtattgtaatttaaatttattaaaattcacatttaaaGCTTAAAAAAATCTCATTCATTTTCATGCCTGCCTTTCTTTCATGTATCTTTTATTCTTATACGTAAAACTCTTAACATTGTATTTATATGCTTTTATCTTTATactaaattatgaataattacgAGGTAAACTATAAACCTACATAGGTTATGATTAATGGtctctataaaaaatattatttcgtaataaaataattacccctaatttgtaattaaatcataattatttatataataatataatataacaaattatatgtGATGATACTGCAAAGGACTTATGATGTAACCAGTTATATGTCGCATGtagaaaaatttaacattataaacagatgtttatatttttttaaatatttcattcaaaTTGACTATAAATCTCTTCAcaataaatatcaatttttcaatttagtGTCGACTCTGAGAACAATATGTTCATAACAAGTTGTttcataaaattgaattatcgacatattttattgttatattttgaaattttagttaCCAACAGATTTAAAActatcaaaaaaaaatttaaaataaagtttatattttgtctgtaattaaagatttgaaatcctaaaatttgttgataatataaaatgtttattatcaAAAGTGATGTTCGTATTTTGAATTatgcatttttaattaataattatttttcttttattattcttttatattttgtgttaattatttaattaattaatttaaattttatttgtaaaagtaattttaattataggaaagtatttaacataatttttttcttttatactatattattgttttcaccattaattattgatattttattgttcttttaattttatgttaattagttaattaatttaattcaaatttattgataaaattaattttaattgtaaggAAACATTAATcccaatttgtttttctttcgtAAGTATAActtttttccaaaattaattattgatattttttactcttttgattttttgggttaattaattaattaatttatttatttaaattttattgataaaattaattttattttaaaggaaACATTTAtcccaaatttttttaatcatatattttcttactcttttaattttttagtaaaataattaatgaattcatttaaattttattgttaaaaaaatgtcatactGTAAGGAAACATTTATccaaaatttcttttcttttatagtaTAAGAGTTTTttcctaattatttaaaaacattttattccaaattttttatagtataatatttatgCTCATTAAtgaattgattaatttaaattttattgataaaactaatttaattgtaaagaaacatttatctcaaatttcttttcttttatagtaTAAGATTATTTTcacaattaattattaatatttttttacttttttaattttttagtaatttaattaaataattcattcaaattttattgctaaaagtaattttaattataagaaaaaatttatttcaaattttatttctattatagtGTAAGATTTTTTCAGAATtagttattgatattttattaggCTTCTAATTtctttgttaattaattaattaattcgtTTAccttttattgataaaaataattttaattataagaaaaaacttatcccaaattttatctcttttaataatataagatttttattatcaataaattatttattattgaattatttaagaatattaataaatttcaattaataagAGAATAAACCTTATATGCTGGCCAATAGAAAGTTCATCAAAACTAGAGTTATGAAAAATGGCTTGAGATATGTGATTCAATCCGATCtaccattaaaaaaaacttataattaagtgatgTAGTGAGCGAACTTATTTAACCCATCAACTAATTGTTAACACGAGATCATTTATAAGACTAGACCAGACCATTTAACGTCTTTATGTCTTGAAgtttaattataacaataaataaaataagcatttaacaaagaattattttttataaaaataatattgttggAAGAGAAACGTCATGTGCAAACACATTgtaaagtttgaaatatttaaaaaaacatttagtaAACACATTGATATCTTAATAAATGTACTATCAAATGATATTTCAGCAAACACGTCAATATGTGAGTCTTGCTAAATGAACTTTTGTTATACATtggtaaataatattaaacgaGTTCTCACTATAAATTACAAGATAATATGCAAAATGACTTTTTTGATAACACTACAAAATCATTTGTTGAGTAACACTGTCCTACACCAAGATATTACTAAACAAAGCtagattataaatatatatatatatatatatatatatatatatatatatatatatatatatatatatatatataaattgttagGTTGTCAAATTGAATTTCATCTACTAATATAAACATGATATTCTTTGAATATTTACTTTTGGTTCACAAGATCTTcaataaagatatatataataaattgttaGGTTTTTCATTCATCTGCACTTAGTTTGGAAACATATCAGAACATGGAAGAATGTTGCAAGAAATCAATGTTTACATGAATTATTGAAATCAGGACTATATGTACAGTAAAATATGGGTGTTGATGCTAATCAAGAATATATCAGATACAAGGTATTAAATACTGATAACGCAGATAATTTCATTCACTATATAAGAAGGCAGCAGCCATTACAAATCCATTTGAAGCGGTTGTTTGCATGTACATGATGGCAATGCTTCTAcgttatttctcttttctcataGTCTTTGTATTTCTTCAACACATTTCCTTCTCAAAAGCCCTTAAAAGCAGTTTCAGTGTGGAGATGATCCACCGTGATTCACCAAAATCACCATATTATCGTCCCACGGAAACTCATTTCCAACGAGTTGAAAATGCCATTCTTCGTTCCATCCATCGTGCTAATTACTTCAACCTAGACTCAAACGATGTTGAGAGCACAGTAACACCAGCTAATGGAGAATTCCTGATGAACTACTCAGTTGGAACTCCACCAGTCCAAATCATTGGTCTAGTTGATACTGGTTCAGACTTTATTTGGATGCAATGTCAACCTTGTAAAAACTGTTACAAACAAGACAACCCCATATTTAATCCTTCAACTTCAAGGACATACAGTACTATGCCTTGTGTTGCTGCTGAATGTCTGAGTTGGAAACATGCTTTTTGCAATTTTAACATTAGAAAACACTGTGCCTATAAAGCAATCTATGGTGATAAATCAACTTCAGAAGGAGATTTCAGTTGGGAGACCATTACTCTAACTTCCAGTACGGAAGATGTTCCTGTAGCATTTCCCAACACTGTGATTGGATGTGGACACAACAACTATGGACTCTTTGATAAGGAAAGCTCTGGCATAGTTGGCCTTGGAATCGGACCTTTCTCACTTGCAGGTCGGTTGAAACCTCAAACAGGTGGAACGTTTTCCTATTGTTTAACGCCAATGTATCAAAGCGATCCAAAACCTAGCTATCTCCATTTTGGAGATCGTGGTGAGGTTACAGTTGAAGGTGCCGTTTCAACTCCTTTAATCATAAACAAAGCACGGCCATCCATGTACTACGTGGTGATGGAAGCAATCAGTGTGAGAAGCAAGAGAATAGAGTTTCCCAGAAATggtgaagatggaaacatcttTATTGACTCAGGGACGACACTCACTTATTTGCCAGCTGAGGTTTACTCAAGTTTGGAAAGAGAAATGCTAAGTGCAGTTAATTTACCTCGTACTATTAGCCCAATAAAAAGTTTGAAGTTGTGCTTCCTAATTACACCTGGTGAAGAATATCATACACCAACAGTGTTTGCACATTTTAAAGGTGGTGGAGTTGTGGAATTGAGTTTTCTCAACACCTTTCTCAAGGTCATGAACAATGTCATATGTTTGGCTTTCGGTTCAGGTTCACAACCCGTGTTGGGGAATTTGGCACAGCAGGACATCTTGGTTGGCTATGACACACAACATAACACAGTCACCTTTCTCAACACAGATTGTTCCTCCGAGTTATAGAAATTTCAAGGAAATAGTATAACTTGTTTTCTCACTCTTTATTAAACATgcaagtttcattattttcagATAAACTATATATATGCAGAACAGTGAATCCTTTCGGTATACCAATTGTTACTACTACATTCAATAGCTTTACATAGCATAGGATTTGAGaactaaaacattttaaatatttcttcttaatTAAAGAGGAAACCGTAATACAACTCTATATTTCAAATGATACTTATCAAACTATCGAGTTAACTCGTAAACTCAATTTACGTTCCCAAACATGGCTTTTAAGTTAACTCGGAAGTAAACTCATTTTCTCCATAAGCTCAATAGAATCGACTGTGAAATCGGTAAAACGTGTAGCGAGCttgaaagttatatatttaatgaaatacatcaaaattaatgataataattcaagtatttatgttttataatatttacttttatgaacaatataactatagattttatttatttaaagttatataattttgtagacttatttaaattaaaatattatttatataattttttttcatctaaagTAAACTCTTATGAATTTACGAATCGAATTTTCTCAACTCTCACGAGTttacactaataaaaaaattggttttCAACTCGcgttataggcaccggtttaGGTGAAACCGAAGCCTATTAAAATACGGTggcatattacctcggttaaagcAACGACCGAAGCCTAAAAGCTACGAAATagtgtttatgcctcggtttaaacggaaaccgaggtatatagtcattttatatttttttttcatttttttttcaggacTATATGTCTCGGTCAGGTGTAGAATCGAGACCTATACGTATGTATTGTTTCGGGCGAGAGAGAACCGAGTCATATGCACGTATCTTAACCAAAAAAGTAACCTTTCATTTCCTTCTTTCTCCAGATCTCACTCCCACTCTCGCTCCCTCTCGCTCCCTCGCTCTCCCTCCTTTCCTTCTTCCTCCCCACCCTCGCTCCCTCGCTCTCCCTCCTTTCCTTCTTCCTCCAGATCTGACTCCCTCCCTCCCACTCCCTCCATCGCTTTCTCGCGTCGTCCCTGACCGCGCCACCGGCGACATCGCCTTCTCCGACTGCGGCCTTGTCCCACTCCATGGACGAGATCTCCGACGGGCGACAACGACCCCAACGTCCTTGAGTCTAGATCCCGTCGCGCGACAACACCCACACAGCCAGCACAGCAGCGAGATCAGTGGTTTCCGGCGAGAGAGAAACGATGGTGGACGCGGCGACGGCGAGGACGTGGCGACGGCGAGGATGCGGCGACGGCGAGGACGCGGCGGCAGCGAAAATTCCTCGATCTCCCTCACCATCTCTGTTTTCTCTCCTACCGTTTGAGTTTCTGTGATTTGAGTTTGGTTTCTTTGATTTGAGTTTGGCTTCTGCGATTTGAGTTTGGTTGTTGCAATTTGAGTTCCGTTTCTCCGATTTTTGAGTTTCTGGGTTCTCTGTGCAGGTTGCGGTGGAGAAGATTGAATCATGGAGGCACGATTTGGGTTTTGGGTTGCTGTTATGGTGGTTCTGGGTTGTTGTTTTGGATTGCAGGTTGCTGTTCTGGGTTGCTGTTCTGGGTTGCTGTTCTGGGTTATGGGTTGCGTTTCTGGGTTCTGCAGTTTCATTTTTGTGAATCTCGGTCACCAAATCTTCTGCTTGAACTGAACTGGGTtacctaaatttttttttaaaaaaaaaagtgttacgACCTCGGTTATTTAAAATTCGGGGCATAATCTTACCACTTTTGTCTCGGTTCatgaccgaggcataaaacctaTATTTTTTTACCCCGTCTGGTTATGCACcggttgtagaaccggtgcctataatcAATTTTAACCGATGCTATATCGTTCTCTGTACTAGTGTTACGAAAAATTTCGAATTTGATAATCTTGTTTCAAATACGCATTCTTCTGTCCTAACATTTTTTAACTAGAAAATCGTAACATaaccaattttatattttatatttttcaaatactcGTTCCTAGCAATTTTATCTAAGATTTTTGTCTCATCACCGATTTTTCCTTGAAATTTACCATCCTAAGCCCACTGGAAAATTTCATTCTCTCCAATTTCATCACCACAATAGTGACCATGTGACAAGTAAACTAGAATATGACTTCCATATGTTATTTGGTggttgaaaaaatgttttatattatttccaaAAAAGGGCAAGCATGAAATTTGGTGATTGAAAACATGTTttacattattttcaaaaaaaggCTAGGATgaaataagtatatatttagtttatggacaaatcagtttttaaaaatagtttgaagataaaaaatatattaaacactttatttctaattatataatttattttatctctacTTAAAcactaatattatttatttattattaattatataatttaatttatctctaattacattttatttattttgtttataattatgacatttaatttatttttaacacatgtttattaatttataattatatcatgTAATCCATCTTTAGTTACATTAGTCttctatattaatttataattgcCATTTGATTTATCTTTAGTATACAAAGAATCCTggtatatttataatatttatatttgtgttatttaatttatttcatcctttatattaatttatattttttgttattttatttttcagtgaTATGTTGATCTATAtcgaattatttatttaaagttctttctttaattcttattttattttattttattttatttttaacaaaattttggataaatgaaagtaaataattttttactcaAAGAAATTGGATAAATGAAAGTAATTTATGTGCTCTATTATTACTTGTATCTGTTTGGATAATGTGTATAGATTATTCATTAAGACAAAAATGACATATTTTAACAATCATTATGTTACGTgatctttcaaaatattaaaaaatatgttagttCAAAAGAGTTATAAGTTTCATTGCAATGAGCTAAATGAGGCCAATGTACGAGTTTTTCTGTTTGGAAAGTTACAATTTGATACATTGAGATCAAATGTAAGAACCATGGTGGATTTAAAGaagtaattattaattaagtaaatatttGGATAGTTCAAAAATAATTCTTTGAACTAAAGTTTGAGACTATTTGATACCTACTCAACCGtgaatataaatcttatttgaAGATCACTAAATAACCACTATTATCTGTAAAAATAAGTATGATTTTAATAAGAAACGCTGGTAATCACTTCtctaacttttaatatttatagtaaataataaGAAGTGGAATATGAATCCATATGATAAAGTGAGATCATAGTTATAAATCAAATCCCAGACCTCTATTGCAAATTAaatttaggattaaatatgttgttagtccctcaactattaAGTGTTTTTGGGTTTAATCTCTCTTCTAAATTTTGGTTcatttttatctctttctttgATGAAACCGTCAGATTTAGTCCTCCATGACCAACGACGTTAATTTTTTCTTAGGTGGCTAACAG
The Vigna angularis cultivar LongXiaoDou No.4 chromosome 5, ASM1680809v1, whole genome shotgun sequence genome window above contains:
- the LOC108339082 gene encoding aspartic proteinase CDR1, producing the protein MIHRDSPKSPFYRSSETHFQRVENAILRSIHRANYFNLDSNDVEGTVTPVSGEFLLNYSVGTPPVQILGVVDTGSRSIWMQCQPCKNCYKEDRPIFDPSTSKTYSNIPCVAAACLSATSTFCNFNNGKHCAYKVSYGDGSTSEGDFSLDTITLTSSLKNVPVALPQTVIGCGHNNVGTFGGQGSGVVGLGNGPFSLLGQLKPRTGGMFSYCLTPMFEGNAKPSYLHFGDRNEVIEGTVSTPLVINIARPAKYYVVMEAISVGSKRIEFPRNGVDGNIFIDSGTTLTYLPDEVYSGLEGEMVNLVKLPRTDSPVKQLKLCFDITPDEDYHIPTVFAHFKGGGTVKLYSVNTFIKVRKTTICLAFRSGSKAIFGNLAQQDILVGYDTLHNTMTFLNTDCTSEV